From Eretmochelys imbricata isolate rEreImb1 chromosome 26, rEreImb1.hap1, whole genome shotgun sequence, the proteins below share one genomic window:
- the NEURL3 gene encoding E3 ubiquitin-protein ligase NEURL3, with product MGSCLNRPQGVESSDGDASQPIFFHPFTHGSQVLLDEFHHVAERASSFHDGIVFTNRPIRLHEQVTLKILKKEASWYGGLRVGFTAMDPSKLDPRHLPPFACPDLVRQGKTWAAVLPDHCVEEGTILTFWVDQRGRVFFCSQQEARSMCLLRDVPVRCCLWAVIDVYGQTKAVQLLDPTRPWGGVGEPAPVPRPSHPAMLHAPACRDYSSLPGGCTEECVICCSHEANALLQPCGHGTLCHCCAQQVFHSNRPCPFCREQLQDVVPVVPAPGTRLPVGNQPWPGG from the exons ATGGGGAGCTGTTTAAACCGGCCGCAAG GCGTGGAGAGTAGTGACGGGGACGCCTCCCAGCCCATCTTCTTCCACCCCTTCACCCACGGCTCCCAGGTCCTCCTGGATGAGTTCCACCACGTGGCTGAGCGGGCCAGCAGCTTCCATGACGGCATCGTCTTCACCAACCGGCCCATCCGGCTCCACGAGCAGGTGACGCTGAAGATCTTGAAGAAGGAGGCCAGTTGGTACGGGGGGCTGAGAGTGGGCTTCACAGCCATGGACCCCTCCAAGCTGGACCCCCGTCACCTGCCGCCATTTGCGTGCCCCGACCTGGTCAGGCAGGGGAAGACCTGGGCTGCAGTCCTGCCAGACCATTGCGTGGAGGAAGGCACCATCCTCACGTTCTGGGTGGACCAGAGAGGCAGAGTTTTCTTCTGCAGCCAGCAAGAGGCCCGGAGCATGTGCCTGCTGAGGGACGTCCCCGTGAGATGCTGTCTCTGGGCCGTCATTGATGTCTATGGGCAGACCAAGGCGGTCCAGCTTCTGG ATCCCACGAGGCCCTGGGGAGGCGTCGGTGAGCCCGCCCCTGTCCCCAGGCCATCACATCCTGCCATGCTTCATG CTCCGGCATGCCGGGATTACAGCTCTCTCCCGGGAGGCTGCACGGAGGAGTGTGTCATTTGCTGCTCACACGAGGCCAacgccctgctgcagccctgcggCCATGGCACCCTCTGCCACTGTTGTGCCCAGCAGGTCTTCCACAGCAACCGCCCTTGCCCCTTCTGTCGGGAGCAGCTACAGGACGTCGTCCCGGTTGTCCCAGCTCCTGGGACACGTCTGCCTGTTGGGAACCAACCATGGCCAGGAGGATGA